The proteins below come from a single Orcinus orca chromosome 6, mOrcOrc1.1, whole genome shotgun sequence genomic window:
- the FAM167A gene encoding protein FAM167A, translating to MSVPQIRGEDAASGEEGPAGAAPPPDDHLRSLKALTEKLRLETRRPSYLEWQARLEEQTWPFPRPVAGQRACVEEGPSGPPGAPRRHPQPHGMASQDDGAPCTGRLEGFQSIDEAIAWLRKELTEMRLQDQQLARQLMRLRSDIHKLKIEQTCDLHRRMLNDATYELEERDELSDLFCDAPLASSFSLSAPLKLIGVTKMNINSRRFSLC from the exons ATGTCTGTGCCCCAGATCCGAGGAGAAGACGCAGCCAGTGGGGAAGAAGGGCCGGCAGGCGCAGCCCCGCCTCCCGATGACCACCTCCGGAGCCTGAAGGCCCTCacggagaaactgaggctggagacCCGCAGGCCCTCCTACCTGGAATGGCAGGCCAGGCTGGAGGAGCAGACGTGGCCCTTCCCGAGGCCGGTGGCCGGGCAGCGGGCCTGTGTGGAAGAGGGGCCCTCAGGCCCCCCAGGAGCGCCCAGGCGGCATCCTCAACCTCATGGGATGGCCAGCCAGGATGATGGGGCCCCGTGCACGGGCAGGCTGGAGGGCTTCCAGAGCATCGATGAAGCTATAGCCTGGCTCAGGAAGGAACTG ACGGAGATGCGGCTTCAGGACCAGCAGCTGGCCCGGCAGCTCATGCGCCTGCGCAGTGACATCCACAAGCTGAAGATCGAGCAGACCTGCGACCTCCACCGGCGGATGCTCAACGACGCCACCTACGAGCTGGAGGAGCGGGACGAGCTGTCCGACCTCTTCTGCGACGCCCCGCTCGCCTCCTCCTTCAGTCTCTCCGCGCCACTCAAGCTCATTGGGGTCACCAAGATGAACATCAACTCCCGCAGGTTTTCTCTGTGCTGA